One genomic region from Haloarcula taiwanensis encodes:
- a CDS encoding endonuclease III, whose protein sequence is MPGGTYTLVLQRDARGPITVGALGEFTFPAGWYAYTGSALGSGGFGRIDRHRAVAAGDNDTRHWHIDYLLGDAATTVERVVTTEADVECAVARRVDGPTAEGFERIDAFGCSDCDCRSHLIHHAQRAQLVGAVTDAHEAVRDAPTDE, encoded by the coding sequence ATGCCCGGCGGAACCTACACGCTGGTACTCCAACGGGACGCCCGTGGACCGATTACGGTCGGCGCGCTTGGCGAATTCACGTTCCCGGCGGGCTGGTACGCCTACACTGGGAGCGCGCTGGGCAGCGGCGGCTTCGGCCGCATCGACCGCCACCGCGCGGTCGCCGCCGGCGACAACGACACCCGGCACTGGCATATCGACTATCTGCTCGGTGACGCAGCGACGACCGTCGAGCGGGTCGTCACAACCGAGGCCGACGTCGAGTGTGCCGTCGCCCGGCGGGTCGACGGCCCGACGGCCGAGGGGTTCGAGCGTATCGACGCTTTCGGCTGTTCTGACTGTGACTGTCGTTCGCATCTGATACACCACGCGCAGCGGGCACAGCTGGTCGGCGCGGTGACCGACGCCCACGAGGCCGTCCGCGACGCGCCCACAGACGAGTAG
- a CDS encoding leucine--tRNA ligase, which yields MSRRYDHARVQEYWQQAWEREGVFECPAEADDPTYVLGMFPYTSGSLHMGHIRNYAITDAYARYRRMAGDDVLHPMGWDAFGLPAENAAYERNTDPESWTRTCIDQMKDDLREMGFGYDWSREITTCDPEYYQWNQWLFTQFYDEGLVDYGAATVNWCPDCETVLADAQVETPPETDEGETIAGTGHSHTHGGVCWRCGTGVEQRDLDQWFFAITDYAEELYHGLDDLEGWPDGVRDSQRNWIGRQEGARVAFSIDHDDHDTVEAFTTRLDTVYGATYLALSPGHDLARALAEADEAVAEYVESVATTDDTGMSGVETDLTATHPYTGEELPVYVAAYVLDDVGTGAVMGVPAHNEQDHAFADEHDLPVQRAVEPVDGSGTDLPHAPYTGDGMLTGSGEYDGLASSAARERLCEHEAAESAVTYRLRDWLISRQRYWGTPIPIVHCDDCGHVPVPEEDLPVELPDYVQTTGNPLDAAEEWKQTTCPDCGADAVRETDTMDTFVDSSWYFLRYLSPHFEDAPFDQQTADEWLPVDVYVGGEEHAVLHLLYIRFFARALSDIGLLDREEPVERLINQGTVLHSGEKMSKSKGNDIAPHEYGAETTRLFVLSAAHPSQDFEWTVKDVSTAYDFQQTLYRLVTEYTDRTETRTESTDHDAYLEREIDRTIAAVTEEYDRFRFHRVIGEIQRFARLLGRYAGYDRPYQFAYGRGLRVLARLVAPIAPFLAEEMWQLLDEDGLVAESRWPEPLRDVDNYRIERQVVRRTLDDVREITEVVDIDEPNEIELVVAADWKYRAYEIARESDPDDAIVGEIMADEDIKQHGDAAAEFADRLADRGAGLEPIIDGERELNTLQQAAWLFEDEFACDVVVRRADPDDDLAAKARPNKPAIHIS from the coding sequence ATGTCGCGCCGATATGACCACGCTCGGGTTCAGGAGTACTGGCAGCAGGCCTGGGAGCGCGAGGGCGTTTTCGAGTGCCCCGCTGAAGCTGACGACCCGACGTACGTACTGGGGATGTTCCCGTACACGTCCGGCTCGTTGCATATGGGACACATCCGGAACTACGCCATCACGGACGCGTACGCCCGGTACCGGCGGATGGCCGGCGACGACGTACTCCACCCGATGGGGTGGGACGCCTTCGGCCTGCCGGCGGAGAACGCGGCCTACGAACGGAACACGGACCCCGAGTCCTGGACCCGAACGTGTATCGACCAGATGAAAGACGACCTTCGGGAGATGGGCTTTGGCTACGACTGGTCTCGGGAGATCACGACCTGCGACCCCGAATACTACCAGTGGAACCAGTGGCTGTTTACCCAGTTCTACGACGAGGGGCTGGTCGACTACGGCGCGGCGACCGTGAACTGGTGTCCGGACTGCGAGACGGTGCTTGCTGACGCGCAGGTCGAGACGCCGCCGGAAACCGACGAAGGCGAGACGATTGCCGGCACCGGCCACAGCCATACCCACGGTGGTGTCTGCTGGCGTTGCGGGACCGGCGTGGAGCAGCGCGACCTCGACCAGTGGTTTTTCGCCATCACCGACTACGCCGAGGAGCTGTATCACGGGCTGGACGACCTGGAGGGGTGGCCTGACGGCGTCCGGGACAGCCAGCGCAACTGGATCGGCCGACAAGAAGGTGCTCGCGTCGCGTTCTCCATTGACCACGACGACCACGACACCGTCGAGGCGTTCACGACGCGGCTCGATACGGTCTACGGCGCGACGTATCTGGCACTGTCTCCGGGCCACGACCTCGCCCGAGCGCTCGCCGAGGCGGACGAGGCCGTCGCCGAGTACGTGGAATCAGTGGCGACTACGGACGACACCGGGATGAGCGGCGTCGAGACGGACCTCACCGCGACACACCCCTACACCGGCGAGGAACTGCCGGTGTACGTCGCGGCGTACGTGCTGGACGACGTGGGCACGGGCGCGGTTATGGGCGTCCCCGCTCACAACGAACAGGACCACGCCTTCGCCGACGAACACGATCTGCCCGTACAGCGGGCTGTCGAACCGGTCGATGGCAGCGGGACGGACCTGCCACACGCACCGTACACCGGCGACGGGATGCTCACGGGCAGCGGCGAGTACGACGGCCTCGCCAGTTCCGCCGCCCGCGAGCGCCTGTGTGAGCACGAGGCCGCCGAGTCCGCAGTGACCTACCGCCTGCGGGACTGGCTCATCTCCCGGCAGCGCTACTGGGGGACGCCGATTCCAATCGTCCACTGCGACGACTGCGGCCACGTCCCCGTCCCCGAGGAGGACCTGCCGGTGGAACTGCCCGACTACGTCCAGACGACCGGAAATCCCCTCGATGCGGCCGAGGAGTGGAAGCAGACGACCTGTCCGGACTGCGGGGCCGACGCGGTGCGAGAGACAGACACGATGGACACGTTCGTCGACTCCTCGTGGTACTTTTTGAGATACCTGTCTCCACACTTTGAGGACGCCCCCTTCGACCAGCAAACCGCCGACGAGTGGCTCCCGGTCGACGTGTACGTCGGCGGCGAGGAACACGCCGTCCTCCACCTGCTGTACATCCGCTTTTTCGCCCGGGCGCTGTCGGACATCGGCCTGCTGGACCGCGAGGAACCGGTCGAGCGGCTCATCAACCAGGGGACGGTGCTCCACAGCGGCGAGAAGATGTCCAAGTCGAAGGGCAACGACATCGCGCCCCACGAGTACGGGGCCGAGACGACGCGGCTGTTCGTCCTCTCGGCGGCCCACCCCTCGCAGGACTTCGAGTGGACCGTGAAGGACGTCTCGACGGCCTACGACTTCCAGCAGACGCTGTATCGCCTTGTCACGGAATACACCGACCGAACGGAGACACGCACCGAGAGCACCGACCACGACGCGTACTTGGAGCGGGAAATCGACCGGACAATCGCGGCCGTCACCGAGGAGTACGACCGCTTTCGCTTCCATCGTGTCATCGGCGAGATACAGCGGTTCGCACGGCTTCTGGGGCGCTACGCGGGCTACGACCGGCCCTACCAGTTCGCCTACGGCCGCGGCCTGCGGGTGCTCGCTCGTCTGGTTGCTCCGATTGCACCGTTCCTCGCCGAGGAGATGTGGCAACTGCTCGACGAGGACGGCCTCGTCGCCGAGAGCCGGTGGCCGGAACCGCTCCGGGACGTTGACAACTACCGCATCGAGCGGCAGGTCGTTCGGCGGACGCTCGACGACGTGCGCGAAATCACGGAAGTCGTGGACATCGACGAACCGAACGAGATCGAACTCGTCGTCGCCGCCGACTGGAAGTACCGGGCCTACGAGATCGCCCGCGAGTCCGATCCCGACGACGCCATCGTCGGCGAAATCATGGCCGACGAAGACATCAAACAGCACGGTGACGCGGCCGCCGAGTTCGCCGACCGCCTGGCCGACCGCGGCGCGGGACTGGAACCGATTATCGACGGCGAACGCGAACTCAACACGCTCCAGCAGGCCGCGTGGCTGTTCGAAGACGAGTTCGCCTGTGACGTTGTCGTCCGGCGGGCCGACCCCGACGACGACCTCGCGGCCAAGGCACGGCCGAACAAGCCCGCGATTCACATCTCCTGA
- a CDS encoding ribose ABC transporter permease, which produces MDRLSSASGRLFIAAAAFLTLTVLAGFGLVAPASTPGQIFWVLASKSTLSSTLRLSVPIVLAALGGIFAEKSGIINIGLEGLLIISAFAAIFGADATGSLWLGFLIGIVASTLLAGVFAVVCIEFRADQIIAGLAVWLIALGLAPFASQVFYGGPNTSNVGTFDTITVPGLADIPFFGALFDASPAVYIMFLAVAASWYVLNRTTFGRWVRASGENPKALDTAGVDVSRVRYAAVLLSGVLSGMGGAALAINIGQFTGNGPTMVNGKGFIAIVAYLFGNYNPVGALLSTTLFAGLDAVQLRLQTADVIAVPDSLVQTIPFVAVIVVLALVGKTRLPEAAGEHYESGEE; this is translated from the coding sequence ATGGATCGACTTTCGTCAGCGTCAGGCCGACTGTTCATCGCCGCTGCGGCGTTTCTCACGCTGACTGTCCTCGCCGGGTTCGGCCTCGTGGCACCGGCGTCGACCCCCGGGCAGATATTCTGGGTGCTGGCCTCGAAATCGACGCTGTCATCGACGCTACGGCTCTCGGTCCCAATCGTGCTGGCCGCGCTCGGTGGCATCTTTGCGGAAAAAAGCGGCATCATCAACATCGGGCTCGAAGGGCTGCTCATCATCTCGGCGTTCGCAGCTATCTTCGGGGCCGACGCCACCGGGTCGCTGTGGCTCGGGTTCCTCATCGGCATCGTCGCGTCGACGCTGCTCGCTGGCGTCTTCGCCGTCGTCTGTATCGAGTTCCGCGCGGATCAGATCATCGCCGGTCTGGCCGTCTGGCTCATCGCGCTCGGCCTCGCGCCGTTCGCCTCACAGGTGTTCTACGGCGGGCCAAACACTAGCAACGTCGGGACCTTCGATACGATAACGGTCCCGGGGCTGGCCGACATCCCGTTCTTCGGCGCGCTGTTCGATGCCTCGCCCGCAGTGTATATTATGTTCCTCGCCGTGGCGGCGTCGTGGTACGTGCTGAACCGCACCACCTTCGGCCGCTGGGTCCGGGCCTCCGGCGAGAACCCGAAGGCACTGGACACTGCCGGCGTTGACGTGTCACGCGTCCGCTACGCCGCCGTACTCCTCTCCGGCGTCCTCTCGGGGATGGGCGGGGCCGCGCTGGCCATCAACATCGGCCAGTTCACCGGCAACGGGCCGACGATGGTCAACGGCAAGGGATTCATCGCCATCGTCGCTTATCTGTTCGGCAACTACAACCCGGTCGGTGCGCTGCTGTCGACCACGCTGTTTGCCGGTCTCGACGCCGTCCAGTTGCGCCTCCAGACGGCCGATGTCATCGCTGTCCCCGACTCACTGGTCCAGACGATCCCGTTCGTCGCCGTCATCGTCGTGCTCGCTCTGGTGGGCAAGACTCGCCTGCCCGAAGCCGCGGGTGAGCATTACGAGTCCGGCGAGGAATGA
- a CDS encoding ribose ABC transporter permease encodes MSDSDPSRNGDDPPTPDADDRWSQYRQQLIRLGQTSVGERILIAVSALLLSIVVGTVIVTVAGLLATCRSPVLTFGSTTLCYDPFYVFNRLFLGALGDPFAGGWSPLNAQFAATLRETTILVFTGLSVALAFRAGIFNIGTQGQLIIGALAAALTVLWAGSLVSGTIALVLFIPLGLLAGAIGGGLYGAIPGALKAYADANEVITTIMLNFVAVRVTLYLVRNHFADPTSQATQTRTLPVEGQFPSILFDPRTDFSLLALLIALAFVGGVYYLLEHTAFGYDLRTAGIQPAAAEYGGVDSARTILTSLTLSGALGGIGGAVFVMMTLGKFQTGIPSYGFDGITVSILAGNNPIGAVFAALLFGVLKSGSNVVAFATDVPPQLVGVLRGLIILFVAMPEFFRIIGRRLATREPDSPATATAGGGADD; translated from the coding sequence ATGAGCGATAGCGACCCGTCGCGGAACGGCGACGACCCGCCGACGCCGGATGCGGACGACCGGTGGTCACAGTACCGACAGCAACTCATCAGACTGGGGCAGACCTCTGTCGGCGAGCGTATCCTCATCGCTGTCTCGGCGCTGTTGCTCTCTATCGTCGTCGGAACGGTCATCGTCACCGTCGCGGGACTGCTGGCGACGTGCCGGTCGCCGGTACTTACGTTCGGTTCCACGACGCTGTGTTACGACCCGTTCTACGTGTTCAACCGGCTGTTCCTCGGCGCGCTGGGCGATCCCTTCGCCGGCGGCTGGTCGCCGCTGAACGCGCAGTTCGCGGCGACGCTTCGGGAGACGACGATTCTGGTGTTCACCGGACTCTCGGTTGCATTAGCGTTCCGTGCCGGCATCTTCAACATCGGGACGCAGGGCCAGCTTATCATCGGCGCGCTGGCGGCCGCACTGACGGTGCTCTGGGCTGGTTCGCTAGTCTCCGGAACAATCGCGCTCGTCCTGTTTATTCCGCTCGGCCTGCTCGCCGGCGCAATCGGCGGCGGCCTCTACGGTGCGATACCTGGCGCGCTGAAAGCCTATGCCGACGCAAACGAGGTTATTACGACGATTATGCTCAACTTCGTCGCCGTCCGGGTAACGCTGTATCTCGTCCGGAACCACTTCGCCGACCCGACGAGTCAGGCGACACAGACCCGGACGCTGCCCGTCGAGGGGCAGTTCCCCTCGATCCTGTTCGACCCGCGGACGGACTTCTCCTTGCTCGCGCTGCTGATTGCGCTCGCGTTCGTCGGGGGCGTCTACTACTTGCTCGAACACACGGCCTTCGGATACGACCTGCGAACCGCCGGTATCCAGCCTGCAGCCGCGGAGTACGGCGGTGTCGACTCCGCCCGGACTATCTTGACGTCGCTGACGCTGTCCGGCGCACTCGGCGGTATCGGCGGGGCCGTGTTCGTGATGATGACCCTCGGAAAGTTCCAGACTGGCATTCCGAGCTACGGCTTCGACGGGATCACCGTCTCTATCCTTGCCGGCAACAATCCGATTGGAGCCGTCTTCGCTGCCCTGCTCTTTGGCGTCCTCAAGTCCGGCTCGAACGTGGTGGCCTTCGCGACCGACGTGCCGCCACAGTTGGTCGGCGTCCTCCGGGGGCTTATCATCCTGTTCGTCGCGATGCCGGAGTTCTTCCGTATCATCGGACGGCGGCTCGCAACGCGCGAGCCAGACAGTCCGGCCACCGCGACCGCCGGAGGTGGTGCTGATGACTAA
- a CDS encoding heme ABC transporter ATP-binding protein, whose protein sequence is MEQAVHLDGITKRFPGVVANDDVDLAVEKGTVHALLGENGAGKTTLMNVLYGLYQPTEGTVNVHGETQQFDSPRDAIDEGVGMIHQHFMLVDPMTVTENITLGNEPRKWLGLTVDSEQSRKQVRELSERYGFDVDPDARIEDVGVGVQQRVEILKALYRGADVLILDEPTAVLTPQEVEDLFRVLEELTDQGKTIIFITHKLGEAMEAADEITVLREGKNVGTVPANDITREELAEMMVGREVLLDLDRDPAEPGRSILEVSDLVVEDDRGVRAVDGISLEVRAGEVLGIAGVDGNGQSELVEAITGLQMPDEGTITYDDVDRTTDSRRERIEAGLAYIPEDRQERGLVMDFDLVENGLLGSQHAPDYSSNGRIDWDYTRDHAEEIIEEYDVRPPDANAHAKSLSGGNQQKFVVGREFARDPRLVVASHPTRGVDVGSMEFIHDQINALREAGRAVLLISSNLDEVQSLSDRLAVVYEGEIVDIVDPERVTEEQLGLLMAGQQPDAAPTIAADGEGHQ, encoded by the coding sequence ATGGAACAGGCCGTCCACCTCGATGGTATTACGAAGCGGTTTCCGGGGGTAGTCGCGAATGACGACGTCGATCTGGCGGTCGAGAAGGGGACGGTTCACGCACTGCTCGGCGAGAACGGTGCGGGAAAAACCACCCTGATGAACGTCCTCTACGGGCTCTACCAGCCCACCGAGGGGACGGTCAACGTGCACGGCGAGACACAGCAGTTCGACTCGCCGCGCGACGCCATCGACGAGGGTGTCGGTATGATCCACCAGCACTTCATGCTGGTCGATCCGATGACCGTCACCGAAAACATCACGCTTGGGAACGAGCCCCGCAAGTGGCTCGGTCTCACGGTCGACAGCGAGCAATCCCGAAAACAGGTCCGTGAACTGTCCGAGCGGTACGGGTTCGACGTGGACCCCGACGCCCGAATCGAAGATGTCGGTGTCGGCGTCCAGCAGCGCGTCGAGATCCTCAAAGCGCTCTATCGCGGCGCGGATGTCTTGATTCTGGACGAACCGACGGCAGTACTCACGCCACAGGAAGTCGAAGATCTCTTTCGCGTGCTCGAAGAGCTGACCGACCAGGGCAAGACGATTATTTTCATCACGCACAAGCTCGGCGAGGCGATGGAGGCTGCCGACGAAATCACTGTGTTGCGCGAGGGGAAAAACGTCGGGACGGTGCCGGCCAACGACATCACTCGGGAAGAACTGGCCGAGATGATGGTCGGTCGAGAGGTGCTGCTGGACCTCGACCGGGACCCTGCCGAGCCGGGCCGGTCTATCCTCGAGGTTTCGGACCTCGTTGTGGAGGACGACCGGGGTGTCCGCGCAGTCGACGGGATTTCGCTTGAGGTCCGGGCCGGCGAGGTGCTCGGTATCGCTGGCGTTGACGGGAACGGCCAGTCGGAACTGGTCGAGGCAATTACCGGGCTCCAGATGCCTGACGAGGGAACGATCACATACGACGACGTCGACCGGACCACCGACAGCCGCCGGGAGCGCATCGAGGCCGGACTGGCCTACATCCCGGAAGACCGACAGGAGCGAGGGCTGGTGATGGACTTCGACCTCGTCGAGAACGGCCTGCTGGGGAGCCAGCACGCCCCTGACTACTCCTCGAACGGTCGCATCGACTGGGACTACACGCGCGACCACGCGGAGGAGATAATCGAAGAGTACGACGTTCGGCCGCCGGATGCCAACGCTCACGCGAAGTCTCTCTCCGGCGGGAACCAGCAGAAGTTCGTCGTCGGCCGGGAGTTCGCCCGGGACCCGCGTCTTGTCGTTGCCTCTCACCCCACGCGCGGCGTGGATGTGGGGTCGATGGAGTTCATCCACGACCAGATCAACGCGCTCCGGGAAGCGGGCCGGGCCGTGTTGCTCATCTCTTCGAACCTCGATGAGGTCCAGTCGCTTTCGGACCGCCTCGCCGTCGTCTACGAGGGCGAGATCGTCGACATCGTCGATCCCGAGCGCGTGACCGAAGAACAGCTCGGACTGCTGATGGCCGGGCAGCAACCTGACGCCGCCCCGACCATTGCGGCGGACGGGGAGGGACACCAATGA
- a CDS encoding BMP family ABC transporter substrate-binding protein — translation MSQRRRTFISSVGTATAIGLAGCLGGGDGGDGGDGGDGGDGGDGGDGGDSGPAARIGMVYATGGLGDGSFNDQAQTGAIRAADELNIEYDESQPEAVQDFGSLQQQYAQSSNPDYDLVCCIGFLQADALTENAEQYPEQNFMIVDSVVESDNVGSYVFGEHQGSFLIGLMAAKLTSQDFSAGAGSTQSDSASVGFVGGVEGDLIGRFEAGYKAGVKHAEEDVDVQTAYVGDFNDPSGGQEAALSMYNSGADIVYHAAGNTGTGVFRAAQEAGRFAVGVDRDQSVTKENFSDVILASMVKRVDNAVYTSVESVVNDNFEGGSVNTLGLEQNGVEAVYGQQLGSEIPQSVKDEVSEVRQSIIDGDISVPTDPENA, via the coding sequence ATGTCACAGCGAAGACGCACGTTCATCAGTAGTGTTGGTACCGCAACTGCAATCGGGTTAGCCGGCTGCCTTGGCGGCGGCGACGGTGGCGACGGCGGCGACGGCGGAGACGGCGGCGACGGCGGAGACGGCGGAGACGGCGGCGACAGTGGTCCGGCCGCTCGTATCGGAATGGTGTACGCGACAGGCGGACTCGGCGACGGGTCGTTCAACGACCAGGCCCAGACCGGTGCTATTCGGGCAGCAGACGAGCTAAACATCGAATACGACGAGTCGCAGCCGGAAGCGGTACAGGACTTCGGCAGCCTCCAGCAGCAGTACGCACAGTCCTCGAACCCGGACTACGACCTCGTCTGCTGTATCGGCTTCCTGCAGGCGGACGCCCTCACGGAGAACGCCGAACAGTACCCCGAGCAGAACTTCATGATCGTCGACTCCGTCGTCGAATCGGACAACGTCGGCTCGTACGTCTTCGGTGAGCATCAGGGCTCGTTCCTCATTGGGCTGATGGCTGCGAAGCTGACCAGTCAGGACTTCTCGGCTGGCGCCGGCTCCACGCAGAGTGACTCCGCGAGCGTCGGCTTCGTCGGCGGCGTCGAGGGTGACCTCATCGGCCGCTTCGAAGCCGGCTACAAAGCCGGCGTCAAGCACGCAGAGGAGGATGTCGATGTCCAGACAGCCTACGTCGGCGACTTCAACGACCCATCGGGCGGCCAGGAGGCGGCTCTCTCGATGTACAACTCCGGTGCGGATATCGTCTACCACGCGGCCGGTAACACCGGGACTGGCGTGTTCCGTGCGGCCCAGGAGGCCGGGCGCTTCGCAGTCGGCGTCGACCGCGACCAGTCGGTCACGAAAGAGAACTTCAGCGACGTTATCCTCGCGAGCATGGTCAAGCGCGTCGACAACGCGGTGTACACGTCGGTCGAATCGGTCGTCAACGATAACTTCGAGGGCGGCAGTGTGAACACGCTCGGCCTCGAACAGAACGGTGTCGAAGCGGTGTACGGCCAGCAGCTCGGCTCGGAAATCCCACAGAGCGTCAAAGACGAGGTGTCGGAAGTCCGTCAGAGCATCATCGACGGCGACATCAGCGTGCCGACCGACCCCGAAAACGCCTGA
- a CDS encoding anion permease has protein sequence MTTVVFWALVVLATVTGLVTAWTLGANSNSPPFAPAIGANAISTMRAAFLIGILAALGALTQGGSISETVGAGLIDGVAITSLAAVAGLLTATGFMAFGIYSGYPVPAAFATTGAMVGVGLSLGGDPVFDTYRRIATFWLLVPPVSGSLAYLTATVLRRDDIPETVGVPLLAGVVGGIVANVQLSIIPSPAGTDQGSLAGFAAMVTGTDIAAVAATLLVAAGSFYYIRLQTQASVDKGIKTFLVVLGSVVAFSSGGSQVGLATGPLENLYGTELGLPGIVLLALGSVGILGGAWMGAPRLLQATSREYAQLGVRRSIAALVPGFIIAQAAIALGIPISFNNIIISGVIGGGLAGGSAGVSRRKIGVTVGFWLITLATSVVIGFGVYQGLEAVLGSQA, from the coding sequence GTGACTACCGTCGTCTTCTGGGCGCTGGTCGTCCTCGCGACAGTCACCGGCCTTGTAACGGCCTGGACACTCGGTGCGAACAGCAACTCACCGCCGTTCGCCCCAGCCATCGGTGCAAACGCCATCTCGACGATGCGCGCCGCCTTCCTGATCGGCATCCTCGCCGCGCTGGGAGCGCTGACACAGGGTGGGAGCATCTCGGAAACAGTCGGGGCCGGTCTCATCGACGGCGTCGCAATCACCTCGCTGGCGGCAGTCGCCGGCCTGCTGACCGCGACTGGGTTCATGGCGTTCGGTATCTACTCGGGCTACCCCGTTCCGGCGGCGTTCGCGACGACGGGCGCGATGGTCGGCGTCGGCCTCTCGCTCGGCGGCGACCCCGTCTTCGACACCTACCGCCGCATCGCCACCTTCTGGCTGCTCGTCCCGCCTGTCTCGGGAAGCCTGGCCTATCTCACCGCGACTGTGTTGCGTCGGGACGACATCCCCGAAACGGTCGGCGTCCCGTTGCTCGCCGGCGTTGTCGGCGGTATCGTCGCCAACGTCCAGTTGAGCATCATCCCGTCGCCTGCCGGCACCGACCAGGGCTCGCTGGCCGGCTTCGCCGCGATGGTCACCGGGACGGATATCGCCGCCGTCGCCGCGACGCTGCTCGTCGCCGCCGGGAGCTTCTACTACATCCGCCTGCAGACACAGGCCTCCGTCGACAAGGGTATCAAGACGTTTCTGGTCGTTCTCGGCAGCGTCGTCGCCTTCTCCAGTGGCGGCAGTCAGGTCGGCCTCGCGACCGGGCCACTCGAAAACCTCTACGGTACCGAACTCGGCCTCCCCGGGATCGTGTTGCTGGCGCTCGGTTCCGTGGGTATCCTCGGCGGCGCGTGGATGGGTGCCCCCCGCCTGCTACAGGCGACCTCCCGCGAGTACGCACAACTCGGCGTCCGCCGCTCCATTGCGGCGCTGGTCCCCGGCTTCATCATCGCACAGGCCGCCATCGCGCTTGGCATCCCCATCTCGTTCAACAACATCATCATCTCCGGAGTCATCGGCGGCGGCCTCGCCGGCGGCTCCGCCGGGGTCTCGCGCCGGAAGATAGGCGTGACTGTCGGGTTCTGGCTCATCACGCTCGCCACCAGCGTCGTGATCGGCTTCGGCGTGTATCAGGGGCTGGAAGCCGTCCTCGGCAGCCAAGCGTGA
- a CDS encoding universal stress protein encodes MTPTHVLVPLDGSPLADEALTYALETFDCRITVLNVVAPLDTGMSEGGMLEPGADRRAAADERATNLVDRAAQQASEVGQQIETAVETGDPAETILDYVEAVDVDQVVMGGHGGTRNEIARRLLGTVATAVVSEAPVTVTVVR; translated from the coding sequence ATGACACCGACACACGTCCTCGTCCCGCTGGACGGGTCACCGCTGGCTGACGAGGCGCTGACGTACGCGCTGGAGACGTTTGACTGTCGGATTACAGTCCTGAACGTCGTTGCGCCGCTCGACACGGGAATGAGCGAAGGTGGGATGCTCGAACCGGGCGCGGATCGCCGGGCGGCGGCTGACGAGCGAGCCACGAATCTCGTCGACCGGGCGGCACAGCAGGCCAGCGAGGTCGGCCAGCAGATCGAAACGGCTGTCGAGACAGGTGATCCGGCAGAAACGATTCTGGACTACGTTGAGGCGGTCGACGTGGATCAGGTGGTAATGGGTGGCCACGGTGGAACGCGAAACGAGATCGCCCGGCGGTTGCTCGGAACGGTCGCGACGGCGGTCGTCAGCGAAGCGCCAGTGACAGTGACGGTCGTCCGATAG
- a CDS encoding IMP cyclohydrolase → MYVGRFVVVSPEVGAYRVSSRSFPNRQAVQRDGTVTVEPTPDAPETDNPYISYNGVRVTERGAVVGNGSHVDPIAEKLELGYPARDALAEPLLSLDFEKDDYDTPRVAGIVGVDAADPTTNADGPGAVIGTVRRDALLVEEVTEPTLVATYEENSPTAFGLAATDADAVAREVYGHEYEHAVCSAGVAGSAGEFDVAVYNGE, encoded by the coding sequence ATGTACGTTGGACGATTCGTCGTTGTCAGTCCCGAAGTCGGTGCGTACCGCGTCTCTTCGCGCTCGTTCCCCAACCGCCAGGCAGTCCAGCGCGACGGGACAGTGACCGTCGAGCCGACGCCGGACGCGCCGGAGACGGACAACCCATACATCTCCTACAACGGTGTCCGGGTCACCGAGCGCGGCGCGGTCGTCGGCAACGGCTCCCACGTCGACCCAATCGCCGAAAAGCTCGAACTGGGCTATCCAGCGCGGGACGCCCTTGCTGAACCGCTCCTGTCGCTCGACTTCGAGAAGGACGACTACGACACGCCGCGGGTCGCCGGTATCGTCGGTGTCGACGCGGCGGACCCAACGACGAACGCCGACGGGCCGGGCGCGGTCATCGGGACCGTCCGCCGGGACGCGCTGCTCGTCGAGGAGGTCACCGAACCGACGCTGGTGGCGACCTACGAGGAGAACAGTCCCACGGCGTTCGGCCTGGCCGCCACCGACGCGGACGCGGTGGCCCGCGAAGTGTACGGCCACGAGTACGAACACGCCGTCTGTTCGGCCGGTGTCGCGGGGTCGGCGGGTGAGTTCGACGTGGCAGTGTACAACGGAGAGTGA